The Opitutales bacterium ASA1 genome window below encodes:
- a CDS encoding PA0069 family radical SAM protein — protein sequence MPSVPLQRVVGRGAESNPANRFERLIVEFDPAAVAEAQAGPRGEHTESAPLLRTEFFKDHAESILVRNSSPDIGFEWSINVYRGCEHGCAYCYARPYHEYLGFSGGLDFESRIMVKEDAPELLRKALQRPSWKPSALAMSGVTDCYQPVEAKLELTRRCLEVLREFRHPVGIITKNRLVARDVDLLAALAHHRLVRVTLSITTLDSGLARELEPRTSSPRDRLEAVRILAGAGVPVMVNIAPIIPGLNDHELPRIVEAAAEAGAHSAGWGMLRLPGMVKDVFLEWLDRHDPGKKARILSRIREVRGGRLNDATFGRRMTGAGIFSEQVRALFQACTRRHGLAGPMPELDTTAFRRPPSDPAQLELPGLV from the coding sequence ATGCCGAGTGTGCCGTTGCAGCGCGTGGTCGGGCGGGGAGCGGAGTCGAATCCGGCCAACCGGTTCGAACGGCTGATCGTCGAATTCGACCCGGCGGCGGTGGCGGAAGCGCAAGCGGGCCCGCGAGGCGAGCACACGGAGTCGGCCCCGCTTTTGCGGACCGAATTCTTCAAGGACCACGCCGAGTCGATCCTCGTGCGCAACAGCAGCCCGGACATCGGTTTCGAGTGGAGCATCAACGTGTACCGCGGATGCGAGCACGGATGCGCCTACTGCTACGCGCGACCGTATCACGAGTATTTGGGATTCTCCGGCGGGTTGGATTTCGAGTCGCGCATCATGGTGAAGGAGGATGCGCCGGAGCTGTTGCGGAAGGCACTGCAGCGACCGTCTTGGAAACCCTCCGCGCTGGCCATGAGCGGCGTCACGGACTGCTACCAGCCGGTCGAGGCGAAACTCGAGCTCACGCGCAGGTGCTTGGAGGTGTTGCGGGAATTTCGGCATCCCGTGGGAATCATCACGAAGAACAGGCTCGTGGCACGAGACGTGGATCTGCTCGCAGCGCTCGCCCACCACAGGCTCGTGCGGGTCACGCTGTCGATCACCACGCTGGACTCGGGGTTGGCGCGTGAATTGGAGCCGCGGACCTCGTCGCCACGAGATCGGTTGGAAGCCGTGAGGATCTTGGCGGGCGCTGGGGTGCCGGTGATGGTCAATATTGCGCCCATTATTCCCGGGCTGAACGACCATGAGCTGCCACGCATCGTGGAGGCTGCGGCCGAGGCGGGTGCGCATTCGGCCGGGTGGGGCATGTTGCGACTGCCCGGGATGGTGAAAGACGTCTTCCTCGAGTGGCTGGACCGGCACGATCCGGGGAAGAAGGCGCGCATCCTTTCGCGCATTCGCGAGGTGCGCGGCGGGCGGTTGAACGATGCGACGTTCGGCCGGCGGATGACCGGGGCGGGTATCTTCAGCGAGCAGGTGCGAGCGTTGTTTCAAGCCTGCACGCGTCGACATGGGCTCGCGGGTCCGATGCCGGAACTGGATACGACCGCGTTTCGCCGGCCGCCGAGCGATCCGGCGCAGTTGGAGCTTCCGGGTTTGGTGTGA
- a CDS encoding glycosyltransferase family 4 protein, which translates to MRFSAELVRKPVSARLPSMRIALVSQEYPPETAKGGIGTQTHAKAHGLAALGHEIVVVSRAPDGLPSEQLDNDVRVVRVPGLERRMPLHTEVADWLTYSGAVAEAVARLHHQQPFDLVEFPEWAAEGYVHLINRTRWYGLPTVVHLHGPLVLFGHAMGWPDVDSDFFRIGTQLERACVERADALMSSSRCSLDWVARHYGCSTEGVPILHTGVDTRFFRPADAPKEDRPTIVFAGKLAANKGIYVLLEAALEVVREIPDLRLRLLGRGQPHEIDALRRRAAECGREKMLDLAGFVPHAEIPREFSRAHVFAAPSLYESGPGLVNLEAMACGLPVVTTSGSGADETVEHGLSGLVVRPSDPADLASALRRLLADRELCRRLGENARHAMEVQFDTRICVQRIETFYRSVIDAHLGRSTTSG; encoded by the coding sequence ATGCGCTTCTCGGCCGAACTCGTCCGGAAGCCCGTAAGCGCCCGCCTCCCCTCCATGCGTATCGCTCTGGTCTCTCAAGAGTATCCTCCCGAAACCGCCAAGGGCGGCATCGGCACGCAAACGCATGCCAAGGCGCACGGTTTGGCGGCCCTCGGTCACGAGATCGTGGTCGTCTCCCGCGCTCCGGACGGCCTCCCGAGCGAGCAGCTCGACAACGATGTCCGCGTCGTCCGAGTGCCGGGGCTGGAACGCAGGATGCCGCTCCACACCGAAGTGGCCGATTGGCTCACCTACAGTGGAGCGGTGGCCGAAGCAGTCGCCCGCCTGCACCACCAGCAACCGTTCGATCTCGTCGAGTTTCCCGAATGGGCCGCGGAAGGTTACGTCCATCTGATCAACCGCACGCGATGGTACGGCCTCCCGACCGTAGTGCATCTTCACGGTCCCTTGGTGCTCTTCGGACACGCCATGGGTTGGCCGGACGTGGACTCGGACTTCTTCCGCATCGGCACCCAACTCGAGCGGGCCTGCGTCGAACGGGCCGACGCGCTGATGTCCTCCAGTCGGTGCTCGCTCGATTGGGTCGCACGGCACTACGGATGCAGCACGGAAGGCGTCCCGATTTTGCACACCGGGGTCGACACGCGCTTCTTCCGACCTGCAGACGCGCCGAAAGAGGACCGACCCACGATCGTCTTCGCCGGCAAGCTGGCCGCGAACAAAGGCATCTACGTTCTCCTCGAGGCCGCTCTCGAGGTGGTGCGCGAGATCCCCGACCTACGACTCCGGCTCCTCGGTCGCGGGCAACCGCACGAGATCGACGCTCTGCGCCGGCGCGCGGCCGAGTGCGGTCGGGAGAAGATGCTCGATCTCGCTGGCTTCGTGCCGCACGCGGAGATCCCTCGTGAATTCTCGCGCGCCCACGTTTTCGCCGCGCCGTCCCTCTACGAATCCGGTCCCGGACTGGTGAATCTCGAGGCCATGGCGTGTGGACTACCAGTAGTGACGACGTCGGGCAGTGGTGCCGACGAAACCGTCGAACACGGGTTGTCGGGTCTGGTCGTCCGCCCTTCCGATCCGGCCGATCTCGCTTCCGCGTTGCGTCGCCTCCTCGCCGATCGCGAGCTCTGCCGACGCCTCGGCGAGAACGCTCGGCATGCGATGGAAGTGCAGTTCGACACGCGCATCTGCGTGCAACGCATCGAGACGTTCTATCGTTCCGTCATCGACGCGCACCTCGGTCGTTCCACGACGTCCGGCTAG
- the rpmB gene encoding 50S ribosomal protein L28 — protein MARICQITGKRPSKGSIIHRKGQSKKSGGIGTHVTKVTKRKFRPNLQRIRVKLPDGGTKRMLVAVKAIKAGLVEKVV, from the coding sequence ATGGCACGCATCTGTCAGATCACGGGCAAACGCCCTTCGAAAGGGAGCATCATCCACCGCAAGGGTCAGAGCAAGAAGAGCGGAGGCATCGGCACCCACGTCACCAAGGTCACGAAGCGGAAGTTTCGCCCCAATCTGCAGCGCATTCGCGTGAAACTCCCCGATGGCGGCACGAAGCGCATGCTCGTCGCCGTGAAGGCGATCAAGGCCGGCCTCGTCGAGAAGGTCGTCTGA
- a CDS encoding SAM-dependent methyltransferase: MEPLTSSHLVSERFARRFAATAGTTGALPFGDFVRLALYDDEVGYYVQRRARVGTARGTDFYTASTLREVFGPLVAEAAASLLRKSGAEPAEFEFVEIGAEPEGGVLAGVPHDFGASHMIPLGAPFSLPTRAVVFSNELFDAQPFSRVVRRDGAWREMGVRLVDDRLAWEELAAFTREAETMRDRLPADAPDGYTIDLPLGSVGLIDRILREPWRGVFLACDYGRTWSTLATEHPTGTARAYYAHRYADSLLDRPGEQDLTCHVCWDWLEEALRNHGGTGIARSGQEAFFVRHAASGIAACLARHPSPLSPVRSQLKQLLHPAFMGQRFEVLHAVRP; the protein is encoded by the coding sequence ATGGAGCCGTTGACCTCGTCGCATCTTGTTTCCGAGCGATTCGCCCGCCGCTTCGCCGCGACCGCCGGCACAACAGGGGCTCTACCCTTCGGCGACTTCGTACGATTGGCGCTCTACGACGACGAAGTCGGCTACTACGTGCAACGGCGTGCCCGTGTGGGCACAGCACGGGGGACCGACTTCTACACCGCGAGCACGCTCCGCGAAGTGTTTGGGCCGCTCGTGGCGGAAGCGGCAGCCTCGCTGTTGCGCAAGTCGGGGGCGGAGCCGGCGGAGTTCGAGTTCGTCGAGATCGGCGCGGAACCCGAGGGCGGGGTGCTTGCCGGCGTGCCGCATGATTTCGGCGCGAGCCACATGATTCCTCTGGGCGCGCCGTTCTCGTTGCCGACGCGTGCGGTGGTGTTTTCGAACGAGTTGTTCGACGCCCAACCATTTTCGCGCGTCGTGCGTCGGGACGGAGCATGGCGCGAGATGGGTGTGCGGCTCGTCGACGATCGGCTCGCGTGGGAGGAACTGGCCGCGTTCACCCGGGAAGCGGAAACGATGCGCGACCGGCTTCCGGCAGACGCGCCCGACGGCTACACGATCGATCTTCCGCTCGGTTCGGTGGGTCTCATCGATCGGATTCTGCGAGAACCGTGGCGCGGCGTCTTCCTCGCCTGCGACTACGGACGAACTTGGTCGACCCTCGCCACCGAGCACCCAACCGGCACCGCGCGCGCCTACTATGCGCACCGCTACGCAGACAGCCTGCTCGACCGCCCTGGAGAGCAGGACCTGACCTGCCACGTGTGTTGGGATTGGCTCGAGGAGGCGCTGCGCAACCACGGTGGCACCGGCATCGCTCGGTCAGGTCAGGAGGCGTTCTTCGTCCGTCACGCCGCGTCGGGCATCGCGGCCTGCCTCGCGCGCCATCCGAGCCCCCTTTCGCCTGTACGATCGCAGTTGAAGCAGCTCCTCCACCCCGCCTTCATGGGGCAGCGATTCGAGGTGCTGCACGCGGTGCGTCCATGA
- the tsaD gene encoding tRNA (adenosine(37)-N6)-threonylcarbamoyltransferase complex transferase subunit TsaD → MNAAAGSTAWLAIESSCDESAVALFDPANGLAGEWVSSQIALHAEYGGVVPELAVREHLVGLPLLLAQARGHSLWPHIARVAVTAGPGLAGCLTLGVSAARAAGLALGCPIVPVNHLRGHAWSVFIPVHAADPGTYDERLRPLLPHAGLLVSGGNTVLFVVHEDLRIECLGSTIDDAAGEALDKGAKLLGLGYPGGPLVERLAREGDPRAFDFPRALPGRGDLDFSFSGLKTSLRYRAAGLGESEARRRRPDLCASYQAAVLDVLERKTGFAVEMTGARSLGLSGGVANNLALRTRLEGLAARHGIPFLPALPRHTGDNAGMIAFAAWTEHRQTLAAGAEPESVQIHPSLPLDRRP, encoded by the coding sequence ATGAACGCGGCCGCCGGGTCGACCGCGTGGTTGGCCATCGAGAGTTCCTGCGACGAGAGTGCGGTCGCGTTGTTCGATCCCGCGAACGGCCTCGCGGGCGAATGGGTGAGCAGCCAGATCGCGTTGCACGCGGAGTACGGTGGGGTCGTCCCCGAACTCGCGGTACGCGAGCATCTCGTCGGGCTTCCGCTCCTCCTCGCGCAAGCGCGCGGACACTCGCTTTGGCCGCACATCGCACGCGTGGCCGTGACCGCCGGGCCGGGACTCGCCGGTTGCCTCACCCTCGGGGTCTCGGCCGCTCGAGCCGCAGGCCTGGCCCTCGGGTGTCCGATCGTACCGGTCAATCACCTCCGAGGGCATGCGTGGTCCGTGTTCATTCCCGTCCATGCCGCCGATCCGGGCACCTACGACGAACGCCTGCGGCCCCTACTTCCGCATGCGGGGCTGCTCGTGTCCGGAGGCAACACCGTGCTCTTCGTCGTCCACGAAGATCTTCGTATCGAGTGTCTCGGATCCACCATCGACGACGCCGCGGGCGAAGCGCTGGACAAGGGCGCGAAGCTGCTCGGACTCGGATACCCGGGTGGACCGCTCGTCGAGCGGCTGGCGCGCGAGGGTGATCCGCGGGCGTTCGACTTTCCTCGCGCGCTGCCGGGCCGCGGCGACCTCGACTTCAGCTTCTCCGGTTTGAAGACGAGTCTGCGCTACCGTGCGGCTGGACTCGGAGAAAGCGAGGCGCGACGTCGACGCCCCGATCTGTGCGCGAGTTATCAGGCCGCCGTGCTCGACGTGTTGGAGCGCAAGACCGGCTTCGCGGTGGAGATGACCGGCGCGCGGAGCCTCGGACTCTCGGGCGGCGTGGCCAACAATCTCGCGTTGCGCACGCGTCTCGAAGGCCTCGCCGCACGGCACGGCATCCCGTTTCTTCCCGCGCTGCCGCGCCACACTGGAGACAACGCCGGGATGATCGCCTTCGCTGCGTGGACGGAGCACCGGCAGACGCTCGCTGCCGGGGCGGAGCCCGAGAGCGTGCAGATTCATCCTTCGTTGCCGCTCGATCGTCGGCCCTGA
- a CDS encoding ABC transporter transmembrane domain-containing protein yields the protein MPTASSSPLPKSRHTLGRVFRQAKPYHHHLGLLLLCSLFTTPVALLAPIPLKLVVDSVLGDHPLPPVLANSLPKSWTEGPDSVVWIAAGMIVAIALVRLTAELVVSLYRTWIGEKLVLGFRADLFRHVQRLSLGFHDTKGTSDTAYRIQYDAPAVRWIMADALGPLLTSAFTLVAMVVILVRIDHRIALVALTIVPALYFVSKIYGQRLKRHWRDAKELESATHSVVNEVLGAVRVVKAFAAEEREQARFENRAGRTLAQQMRVALVGGRFSFTIGLTMATGTAIVLFLGAKHAQAGIITVGELVLVMSYVAMLYAPLDALTRSAGSLQGSITSAERAFALLDESPEVVEKPHARRITRARGEVVFDRVGFSYRPDRPTLVDMSFEIPVGSRVGIAGHTGAGKSTLMSLLLRLYDPSSGRILLDGVDLRDYALADLRNQFAIVLQEPVLFASSIGENIAYARPDAGRDAVVAAARAANVHDFIAGLPQGYDTQVGERGMQLSGGERQRISLARAFLKDAPILVLDEPTSSVDVQTEAAIVDALRRLMHGRTSFMIAHRLSTLDLCDVRLELAEGRLRAATRAASPLF from the coding sequence ATGCCGACCGCATCCTCGTCGCCGCTGCCGAAGAGTCGCCACACCCTCGGTCGCGTCTTTCGCCAAGCGAAGCCCTACCACCATCACCTCGGCCTGCTGCTGCTCTGCAGTCTCTTCACCACGCCGGTCGCTCTCCTCGCACCCATTCCGCTGAAGCTCGTGGTCGACTCGGTGCTCGGCGATCACCCGCTTCCGCCCGTCCTCGCGAATTCGCTGCCCAAGAGTTGGACCGAAGGTCCCGACTCCGTCGTCTGGATCGCCGCGGGCATGATCGTCGCCATCGCCCTCGTCCGGCTGACCGCCGAACTCGTGGTCTCGCTCTACCGCACGTGGATCGGCGAAAAGCTCGTGCTCGGATTTCGCGCCGACCTGTTCCGCCACGTGCAGCGCCTCTCGCTCGGCTTCCACGACACGAAGGGGACCTCCGACACCGCCTACCGCATCCAGTACGACGCTCCGGCCGTGCGTTGGATCATGGCCGACGCGCTCGGGCCGCTACTCACTTCGGCGTTCACGCTCGTCGCCATGGTCGTGATCCTCGTGCGCATCGACCACCGCATCGCGCTCGTCGCGCTCACGATCGTGCCTGCGCTCTACTTCGTATCCAAAATCTACGGACAACGCCTCAAGCGGCACTGGCGCGACGCCAAGGAGCTGGAGAGCGCGACGCACTCGGTCGTCAACGAAGTTCTGGGTGCCGTGCGCGTGGTGAAGGCGTTCGCCGCCGAAGAGCGTGAACAGGCCCGTTTCGAGAATCGCGCAGGACGCACGCTCGCCCAACAGATGCGCGTGGCTTTGGTGGGCGGACGCTTCTCCTTCACGATCGGGCTCACGATGGCGACGGGCACGGCGATCGTGCTCTTCCTCGGCGCGAAGCACGCCCAGGCGGGGATCATCACCGTCGGCGAGCTCGTGCTCGTGATGAGTTACGTGGCCATGCTCTACGCGCCGCTCGATGCGCTCACGCGCAGCGCCGGCAGCCTTCAAGGCTCGATCACGAGCGCCGAGCGCGCCTTCGCCCTGCTCGACGAGTCGCCCGAGGTGGTCGAGAAGCCGCATGCGCGTCGCATCACGCGCGCACGCGGCGAGGTGGTCTTCGACCGCGTCGGCTTCTCCTACCGGCCGGATCGCCCGACGCTCGTCGACATGAGCTTCGAAATCCCGGTCGGCTCACGCGTCGGCATCGCCGGCCACACCGGCGCAGGCAAGTCCACGCTGATGAGCCTCCTGCTTCGACTCTACGATCCGAGTTCCGGACGTATCCTTTTGGACGGTGTGGATCTGCGCGACTACGCGCTCGCCGACCTCCGCAACCAGTTCGCCATCGTCCTCCAGGAGCCGGTGCTCTTCGCCAGTTCGATCGGCGAGAACATCGCCTACGCCCGGCCCGATGCCGGCCGTGACGCGGTGGTCGCTGCCGCTCGCGCGGCCAACGTGCACGACTTCATCGCCGGCCTGCCCCAAGGCTACGACACGCAAGTGGGCGAACGCGGCATGCAACTCTCCGGGGGCGAGCGCCAACGCATCTCCCTCGCCCGCGCGTTCCTCAAGGACGCTCCCATCCTCGTGCTCGACGAGCCGACGAGTTCCGTCGACGTGCAGACCGAAGCCGCGATCGTCGACGCGCTCCGACGCCTCATGCACGGTCGCACCTCGTTCATGATCGCCCACCGGCTCTCGACGCTCGACCTCTGCGACGTCCGCCTCGAACTCGCCGAGGGACGGCTTCGCGCCGCGACGCGCGCGGCGTCTCCGCTTTTCTGA
- the nusA gene encoding transcription termination factor NusA, producing MSSEILSVLEYMEKEKGISRDDMISTIITAIKHAATKGPNAGQELKLEINPKNGALKAWQVFHVVDSVGDPHKELHVEKAGVLKPGAQIGDVVEKEIDPALLGRIVAQVVLQAIRQRVRQFEKDRIYDEYKDTVGDIVSGTVRRRERGDLVVDLGKAEAMLPAREQVPGEEYSPGERIRCLLLAIESSSRGPELILSRSSPRFVRRLFELEVTEIGDGTVKIEAFAREPGYRTKIAVSSTDKKVDPVGACVGARGARVKSIVRELGGEKIDIMEFRADPRELLLESLKPVQPRQVRLDERNRRIEVEVADADLALVIGRRGQNARLTSRLLGLKLDIVKERVGLADFDSKVAGAAATLTVIPGIDEATAAKLVSLGFVSVDAFVGVEQDDLVEAGFEPAEANAILAKVATHLGSNSSRQ from the coding sequence ATGAGCAGCGAAATCCTGTCCGTTCTCGAGTACATGGAGAAGGAGAAGGGGATCAGTCGTGACGACATGATCTCCACGATCATCACGGCCATCAAACACGCCGCGACGAAGGGGCCGAACGCAGGGCAGGAACTCAAGCTGGAGATCAATCCGAAGAACGGAGCCCTGAAGGCGTGGCAGGTGTTTCACGTCGTGGATTCGGTCGGCGATCCGCACAAGGAACTGCACGTCGAGAAGGCGGGCGTGCTCAAGCCCGGCGCGCAGATCGGCGACGTGGTCGAGAAGGAGATCGATCCGGCGTTGCTTGGTCGCATCGTGGCTCAGGTCGTCCTCCAAGCGATTCGACAACGCGTCCGTCAGTTCGAGAAGGATCGCATCTACGACGAATACAAAGACACCGTCGGCGACATCGTGAGCGGCACGGTGCGGCGGCGCGAACGGGGCGACCTCGTGGTCGACCTCGGCAAGGCCGAAGCGATGCTTCCGGCGCGCGAACAGGTGCCGGGCGAGGAATACTCCCCGGGCGAGCGGATCCGGTGCTTGTTGCTCGCGATCGAATCGTCGAGTCGTGGACCAGAGTTGATTCTCTCGCGTTCCAGCCCGCGTTTCGTGCGTCGACTCTTCGAGCTCGAAGTCACCGAGATCGGCGACGGAACCGTGAAGATCGAAGCTTTCGCTCGCGAACCCGGTTATCGCACGAAGATCGCGGTCAGCAGCACCGACAAGAAAGTCGACCCCGTCGGCGCATGCGTCGGTGCCCGTGGAGCCCGGGTCAAAAGCATCGTACGCGAGCTCGGCGGCGAGAAGATCGACATCATGGAGTTTCGGGCTGATCCCCGCGAACTCCTGTTGGAGTCGCTCAAGCCGGTGCAGCCGCGCCAAGTCCGGCTCGACGAGCGCAACCGGCGTATCGAGGTGGAAGTCGCCGATGCGGATCTCGCGCTCGTCATCGGCCGTCGGGGGCAAAACGCGCGACTCACATCGCGGCTGCTCGGACTCAAGCTCGACATCGTCAAGGAGCGTGTAGGCCTAGCCGACTTCGATTCCAAGGTCGCGGGTGCCGCTGCCACTCTCACCGTCATTCCCGGGATCGACGAGGCAACCGCGGCCAAGCTCGTTTCGCTCGGGTTCGTCTCCGTCGACGCCTTCGTGGGCGTCGAACAGGACGATCTCGTCGAGGCCGGCTTCGAGCCTGCGGAGGCAAACGCCATTCTCGCCAAGGTCGCCACCCATCTCGGCTCGAACTCGTCCCGTCAGTAA
- the rbfA gene encoding 30S ribosome-binding factor RbfA: MNELLQREVSLYIHGRLQSEMVDVTVTDVESTSDFKSAVVFFSLVADPSRAAEIERRLNGEAQAINQHLRKVITLRNIPRIRFKYDESMARGSHILQLLDEIDEEQKGRS; this comes from the coding sequence GTGAACGAACTCCTGCAACGGGAGGTGAGTCTCTACATCCACGGTCGGCTCCAGAGCGAGATGGTCGACGTCACCGTCACCGACGTGGAAAGCACGAGTGACTTCAAGTCCGCCGTCGTCTTCTTCTCGCTCGTCGCCGATCCGTCGCGTGCGGCCGAAATCGAGCGTCGTCTCAACGGAGAGGCGCAGGCGATCAACCAGCATCTGCGCAAGGTCATCACGCTGCGCAACATCCCGCGTATCCGTTTCAAGTACGACGAGTCGATGGCGCGCGGCAGTCACATCCTGCAGTTGCTCGACGAGATCGACGAGGAACAGAAAGGTCGTTCGTGA
- a CDS encoding bifunctional oligoribonuclease/PAP phosphatase NrnA encodes MSRFFPALEEAFARMLAAVEGKRVAVVGHARPDGDCIGTQVAVCRLLRARGVDAVAVNIDPVPRRLQFLVGDTPFVSGRDAVLGTDGLGERSAIFTDCADRARPGPDLARLFLRPLGNIDHHLSNDGFAVADVVDPAAAAAAEIVAGLMVDFGLPIDPVAARALYVGIATDTGQFRFPSTTRRVFDLVGRLLDAGVDPAAAAEEVYERESFEKLELLGRFLESLRRECGGRVCIGFLTTRDFAETGASREDTEGLVDYARAIDGVDIGILVEERPDGIKASLRAKSPAMRVDRIAARFGGGGHACAAGLNVPGGGPDFLAQLVAAVTAQLDAAVVATSQT; translated from the coding sequence GTGAGTCGCTTCTTTCCCGCATTGGAAGAAGCCTTCGCGCGCATGCTCGCCGCGGTGGAAGGGAAGCGGGTCGCCGTGGTGGGTCATGCTCGACCCGACGGCGACTGCATCGGAACGCAGGTCGCGGTCTGTCGCTTGCTGCGTGCCCGCGGCGTCGACGCGGTGGCGGTGAACATCGACCCGGTGCCCCGGCGCCTGCAGTTCCTCGTCGGCGACACCCCGTTCGTGTCGGGGCGCGACGCCGTTCTCGGCACGGATGGACTCGGCGAGCGTTCCGCGATCTTCACCGACTGCGCCGATCGGGCGCGCCCGGGGCCGGACCTCGCCCGCCTGTTTCTCCGTCCGCTCGGCAACATCGATCACCACCTGTCCAACGACGGTTTCGCCGTCGCCGACGTCGTCGATCCTGCGGCGGCGGCCGCGGCCGAGATCGTCGCCGGTTTGATGGTGGACTTCGGCTTGCCGATCGACCCCGTCGCTGCGCGTGCCCTCTACGTCGGCATAGCGACCGACACCGGACAGTTTCGCTTTCCGTCGACCACGCGGCGCGTGTTCGATCTCGTGGGTCGACTGCTCGATGCCGGCGTCGATCCCGCCGCCGCGGCCGAGGAAGTCTACGAACGCGAATCGTTCGAGAAGCTCGAGTTGCTCGGCCGCTTCTTGGAATCGCTGCGGCGCGAGTGCGGTGGACGCGTGTGTATCGGTTTTCTCACTACGCGCGATTTCGCCGAAACCGGCGCATCGCGCGAGGACACGGAGGGACTCGTCGATTACGCGCGCGCCATCGACGGGGTCGACATCGGCATCCTCGTCGAAGAGCGACCGGACGGCATCAAGGCTTCGCTCCGCGCGAAGTCTCCCGCCATGCGCGTCGACCGCATCGCCGCTCGTTTCGGCGGTGGAGGTCACGCTTGCGCTGCCGGCTTGAACGTGCCGGGCGGTGGTCCCGATTTTCTCGCGCAACTCGTCGCTGCCGTCACCGCTCAACTCGACGCCGCCGTGGTCGCAACCAGCCAAACATGA
- a CDS encoding bifunctional riboflavin kinase/FAD synthetase — translation MNRARVFSSLDGLPPLGGRLHVAVGMFDGVHRGHRLVIEAAVEAARREGGCAGVFTFWPHPSRLFRPEDPTRLIFGAEERRELLEAVGAGFVVEQPFTAEFARWEAESLVGRLRAAMPGLRALYVGENWRFGRARRGDVSLLVELARREGVDVVSLDRVHVNGDAVSSTRIRGLLMDGALPEANALLGFPYYCRGRVVPGRQLGRTIGVPTLNLDWTPDLAPAFGVYAVRVANDDGGAASLPAVANFGVRPTVDGSGAPVLEVHVLGACPFGRGDALRVEWHARIRGERRFESIDALRARIEEDRREASTYLASPDSGYVAKESDDGVDA, via the coding sequence GTGAACCGGGCGCGCGTCTTCTCTTCGCTCGACGGACTGCCGCCTCTCGGGGGGCGGCTGCACGTGGCGGTGGGGATGTTCGACGGCGTGCACCGTGGCCACCGCTTGGTGATCGAGGCCGCAGTCGAGGCGGCGAGGCGTGAGGGAGGTTGCGCGGGTGTATTCACATTTTGGCCACACCCGAGCCGGCTGTTCCGGCCCGAGGATCCCACACGATTGATCTTCGGCGCGGAGGAGCGGCGCGAGTTGCTGGAGGCGGTCGGAGCCGGGTTCGTCGTCGAGCAACCGTTCACCGCGGAGTTCGCGCGTTGGGAGGCGGAGTCTTTGGTGGGACGGCTGCGCGCCGCGATGCCTGGTCTCCGAGCGCTCTACGTGGGAGAGAACTGGCGGTTCGGGCGGGCACGCCGCGGGGACGTGTCGTTACTGGTGGAGCTCGCGCGCCGGGAAGGCGTGGACGTGGTGAGCCTCGATCGCGTGCATGTGAACGGCGATGCGGTGAGCAGCACCCGCATCCGCGGACTGTTGATGGACGGTGCGCTGCCGGAGGCGAATGCGTTGCTCGGTTTTCCCTACTACTGCCGCGGGAGGGTCGTCCCCGGTAGGCAGCTCGGTCGGACGATCGGCGTGCCCACGTTGAATCTCGATTGGACGCCGGATCTCGCGCCGGCCTTCGGCGTCTACGCGGTGCGTGTCGCGAACGACGATGGCGGTGCCGCGTCGCTGCCCGCGGTGGCGAACTTCGGGGTGCGGCCCACGGTGGACGGATCCGGAGCGCCGGTGCTGGAAGTGCACGTGCTCGGCGCATGTCCGTTCGGTCGAGGCGACGCGTTGCGAGTGGAGTGGCACGCGCGCATTCGCGGCGAGCGGCGCTTCGAGTCGATCGATGCGCTGCGTGCGCGGATCGAAGAAGACCGACGCGAGGCGAGCACGTACTTGGCGTCTCCGGATTCCGGATACGTGGCGAAGGAGTCCGACGATGGCGTCGACGCGTGA